The Parachlamydia acanthamoebae sequence ATCAAAGAGATCCCTTGAATGTGTTTTGGAGAGACTATGGTAGAGTCTAATTTCTCTTTGTGCTTCTCAGCTAGATCAATCAGCCTTTTTCTTAAAACTCTTTCAACAAATTCCGGGTCAACATGTCCTATTATTGTTAACGTTAACAGCGGAAATTCTTTATCTGAAATAAGTCCGAATTTTAAAAATGATTCTTTCCATGCGGGAATAAAATCCCCCAAAATTAGCTCACAATGGCGAATACTCTCTAATCTTTTTTTAAGTTGCATTGCTTGGTCGAAATTTTCCAATCGCGTCGACATAGCCTTTATTGCAACATTTGTTGAAGAACAATCCATCACCTTCAGAAAATCTACAAGTGGAGTATTTAAAAATTCCTCAGACAGAAAATATTTTCTCGCTAAAGGCTTATTTAATGCATGCTTTTCCGCATTGATTTGTAAGCTTAAAATAGGAGGAAGTTCTTCTTCCTGCTTTATATCGGCCTCAGTTTTTACATGTTTTATGACCGATTTTTTTTTATTTACAGAAGGAGATGCATGACCAAAATTATTCCTTCCTACATCGATTAAAAGAGCAAAACGTATACCTGTCTTGTTTCTTTTTATATACTTTCGAAAACGTCGAGACAAATAGATAGATCCAAAAGAAAAAAGAAGGGATAAACCCGCAAAAACCTTTCTAAACGCCATTTCACGCTTTGAAAAAAGCCGCACTTTTTTTGCAACTAACTTATAGCGCCTACCTTGATAGTCTTCTCCAACGGGAAGAGCATTTTCATCGATAATTCGATCTTTATCCTCAAATTGGACTTCACCCCACTTAGAAAAAGAATCCATTTCCTCGAGGCTTTTTATAAAGAGAACTCTACTCATAGTCATTTCATTTGTTTAAATCATTTGGTTCGTAATCGATCATGTTTTCATAATTCTGTGAGAAGGTTTTTTTTCTTAAAACATTTAAAAACCTTCTTTAATTCCTCATTTTTCAAAATCAAAAAGCAAAGATAAGAGAATAAAGTTTTTTTAAGAATTGGCGCAAGTAAATATGCAATCCTAATTTTACATTGTCATTCTCTCAAAAAACTTGATCCACAAAAAAATACCTTTACCATTAATACCTAAATTTTTATATCAAAATTTTAAGAACCTCATTTAAGGGTTATTTCAAAAAGTTTTAAAATTCGAAATGTATATGTGAGGATTCCACGATAAATGAAAAAGCGCGCCTCCCTTTTGCTCATTTTGTTGTTTCTAATGCCAGTCCATTTATTCGCCATCCGATGTTGTCCTACCCCTTCTGGCCCTCCTGGAATTCCAGGTCCCATAGGCCCTACCGGTCCCACAGGCCCCACTGGTCCTGCGGGCCTCAATGGAATAAGTCCGATAGGTCCGACGGGTCCGACAGGTGTTCAAGGCCCTACAGGTGCGGCAGGAACCAACCTTTTGAATATTTGCTTTCCGGGAGCATTCATCTATGGACGCATTGCAATGCCTCTCTCTGGAAGCGTTACAGCACTTGGCCCTGGATATCTTTATACCGCCACACCAACCTCACTCACGATTTTTTATGCACCTGCCGTATTTGGGAATAGTGCCACGGCAGAAGGATTGCGAGGGGGAGCAACATCCGTAAGAGTCACACGTACGGGAGCTGAAGATTCTTCCATCATTATTTACGAAGTGGAACCTCCAGGCGCAGACTACATAAATTTTTTTATCACAAACTGCTCCTCCTTATAAAACACTATGAAAAAATATTTACTCATTACTCTTATCTTTTTTTTCTCTATCCATCAAGCAACTCACACTAATGAATATTTTAAAACTTATCTTTCTTATAAAGGCGGAAATGATGGATTGGGATATCATTCAAATTATGCTTCTTTGGATTTAATGTGTTTCCCACTGCCTCTCGAAGACATAACGACATTTTCAGATCTCAAAGGGCATTGGTTGACTCGACATCATTATGCAGTCAATGCAGGCGTAGGATTTAGAAAGATTTATGCTCCTCAAACTATTTGGGATGCAAATCTTTTTTATGATCATCCTAAATCTAGCTATGACCATTACAATCAAGTCGGACTAGGATTAGAATTATTTCATGAATTATGGGAACTTAGACTCAATGGAGCCGTCGCTTTGGGACACACAACAAAACGGAATAAAACATTTGTTTATACCGATGTTTTTTTTGTAAAAAGACACTTTCACGAATATGCATTCTTATTTGTAGAAGCGGAATTAGGTAAAAAATTTATTTTTTTTGATAACATTTCCCCTTTCATGGGCATAAGAACCTATTATACGTGATCTCGATTCAAAAATAACGCACTTGGAGGTATTTTCAAATTGCGAGATACTTTTTATAGGTATTTCACTCTAGAAATTTCCGGAACATATGATCGTATTTTGCACTCTTGCTGTGCAGGCAAGTCTAACCATCTAATTTCCTTGGAATTGGAGAAATTGTGCCTCATGTCACGAATTGTTATATGAGCGTGTTTATCGAAATGAAATTATTCCGTTAAAAAGATCCTGCTATTGGACGAAAATTACTAAAAGGCTCTTCTAATGAAAAATTTATATGATTTACCGTTACGCATATCCCTTATGCTAACAGTTTTTCTTTGCTCTCTGAGCCAACTTGAAGCGAGCAGTTGTATTCCGGGACGCAAAGGATCTCCAGGAGCTCCAGGAGATCCAGGACCAATGGGACCAACAGGTCCAACCGGAGAAGATGGCCCTGCAGGAGCCACAGGACCGGTAGGCCCCACAGGTGCGACAGGCCCGGTAGGCCTTCCGGGAAATCAAAAGCTGAATGTTTTACCTTGTTCAGGTCAAACGACCATGATTCCTATATCCATTACGCTGCCTCCCCTCGGAGCCTCTTCTGGATCAACAGTTTTTTTTACTTATACGGCGACTCCTACACAGCTCACAATTGACATGGCAAGCTCAGACCAATTTGCTTTGGTTGTGATGCCAGGCTTAACGACTTTGACTGATCAAATTAGTCACACAGTGACCCAGACAGCACCTAATACTTTTGAGATTAATTTAAGTGATGCAGCAGACTATATAGGGATTGCACTAATTGGCTGTCCACCCGTTGACTAAAAATCTTGAGGATATCAACATGCGCAAACAGATTCTCGTAACAACATTATTTTTAACAATTTGCTTTAACAATTTATGCGCTACCCAACATGCAGCGACAAGTATTGCTGACCCAGAATCTGCACAAGGACTTTCAGGCCCTAATGGTCCAAAAGGCCCTACAGGTCCTATGGGACCGACGGGCGCAGCTGGATTGCCAGGTTCTCCTGGGATGACAGGAGCAACTGGCCCTACGGGTGCAACAGGACCATCAGGACTACAAGGAGCTGAAGGAGATACCAATGTTTCGATTTACTGCTTTACCAACCTTACATTTGGAATTATTGACTTTCCCTCTGCAGGAACAGGACAAGGTTACACGTGGGAAACCTCAGCAAATTCTGTGATTTTAAATTTTCTTCCCCCTTTTACTTCTAATGTTACCGTTGTAGCAGAACCCTTTTATTTAGGAACAGCTGGTGCTGCCATTATACCCTCGATCGAACGCTCAGGAAGTTCTGTTACAATTAACTTCACAACGGGTGGTGTGCCGACAACGCCAGACCAAGTACGCTTTATTGCAGTGGAATGCGGCGGTTAAATCTTTTTGCTCTTTTGATGTGTTAATCCTTAACACATCACAACAGTTACATCAATTTTTTTTGAAAAAAACAAAACTTCTTATTAAAAGATTCGGAAATTAAACAAGAGATTAACAAACAGCTTGTTTAATATTCTGCTAATTTTTGTAAAATGATGAAATATAGTAACTTGGAGTATATGATGACTGTTCATAATGTAAATCATCCGCTTAATTTCCCCAATGAAACGTCTACTGCCCAAAAACCTCAGCCAACATCTAAATCGCATTCATTTTTAAAAATAATGAATAAAAATAACATCAATTCTATTCCTTCTTCATTTAAACAAATTCAGCCACATACCCATATGATTATTCCCCCCATGAATATCGCCCGCAGCATCGCTCCTGAAGCTAAAGGGATGTCATCATTGCCCTCCACTGTATATGTAAATGGCCGGATTGTTTTTACTGCGGGAGAAAAATTAGAACAGAAAGAGGCTTTTATGCACCTTTTAAAAAATATTTACTTGTCTGGCTTTAAAAATTTTGGCATCCAGTCGATTTCCCTCACAAACGACCTCGATCTTTTTTTAAAAAAAATGACCGAGCAAACAGAAACCGGCATTCAATTTCAACAAAACATTAAAAAATATTTATGTGCGTATAGCATCATACATTTTGGCAAATTAAAAGAACTTTTTAGCAATGAATTTCCATCTACTATTATACAGTGGGATTATTTAAAAAAATGCATGAAAGAAATAAAGAAAAAGTCTCAGCATTTGCGAGAAACTAATCCACAAGAGCTTGAAAGAATTGTGACGAATTATTTCATAAAACTCATTATTTACAGCAACAGCTCTTTTCAAAATACCTTAGATTTTCAATCTAATCTTCTTGCAAAGATGACAAATCAAGACCAAGAAAGCTTGCAATTTCAAGAAATTGTCTCTTGCTTAGCAATACGTCAAAAAATCACCTTAAATGGTGATTTAAGGAAATTAGAAAATTTATTCTCTAAGCAATTTCCTGATATCGCGATCAATTGGAAAGAATTCGAAAATTTCATATTAAAAACAAAAGAAAATTTGGATGAATTTTACCAGGATCACGCCACGTATAAAAAATTAATGTTCACTGAGTTCATAAAATACTTTGTTCCCGCTTATGAAATTTTGCAATTCATGACGATTAACCAATTGCAATCCATTAAAATACTCCTAGAGAGCATTTTCCCACGCTTTAACGATGAAAATAGCAAGCAAAAAATGGTCATTCGTGACTTTACACCCATAGATGAGAGCCATAAAAGTGCTGAATATTGGATAAACTGTGATGCGAAAGGCTTCTCGAATACATTAGTGAAAAATAAGGGGATTTATCCAAAACAAAAAAATGGACTCCACGGGCATGACACAACACAAAAAATCGCGACGCTTTATCTAAAATGGATGGTATCTAAACCATCGCAAAATGAACTTCACACACAACTCACTCTTGATTCTTTAGAGTTGACTCCATATGGAGAGAATCAATTTGAGAAAGTTGTGAAAAATTTTAGAAAATGGGAGATGCCACAAAATGTGACAAACTCCACATCGGAGAAGACGTATATCAAACTCAGTTTTGTATCACTCTAAGGCTTACTTTAACGAAGCGATGTCGATAACAAAGCGGTATTTCACGTCGCTTTTCAACATCCGCTCATAAGCTTCGTTGATTTTTTGGATCGGAATCATTTCAATATCTGACACAATGTTATGCTGGGCGCAAAAGTCCAGCATCTCTTGAGTTTCTTTGATTCCGCCAATGACAGATCCTGCAATGCTTCGACGCTTTAAAATAAGAGCTTCTACAGACGGAGAAGGGTGAGGGGCAGATGGGAGGCCAACCAAGCATAGGGTCCCATCTCGCTTAAGCAATTCCAAAAAAGCATTCAAATTATGGGGTGCAGCAACCGTATTTAGAATGAAGTCAAAACTATTTACGTGTTTTTTCATTTCATCTGGATTTTTTGACACAACAACTTCATCAGCTCCCAGCCGTTTTGCGTCTTCTGTTTTACCTGGAGAAGTAGTAAAAACGACCACGTGAGCTCCAAGGGCATGCGCAAATTTAACGCCCATATGCCCCAATCCTCCGAGCCCCACAATTCCAACCTTATCCCCCTTCCCCACTTTCCAGTGACGCAAAGGAGAATAAGTGGTGATTCCCGCACACAATAAAGGAGCTACAGCAGCTAAATGATCTTTTAGTTTTTCTGAGACATGGAGGACAAATTTCTCATCCACTACGATTTGTGTGGAGTAACCTCCATACGTCATTTTTCCATTATGCTTATCCTGGCTGTTATATGTTAATATCCCCCCATTTTCACAGTATTGCTCTAGATTCTCACGACAACTTGCGCAACTTCGACAAGAATCCACCAAGCATCCTACCGCTGCTAATTCACCGACTTTGAAAGAGTTGACTGCATTCCCCACTTTTGTTACTTTTCCTACAATCTCATGTCCTGGAACCATCGGATACACGGAATTCTTCCACTCATTTCGGGACATGTGCAAATCTGTATGGCACACCCCACAATACAAAATTTCAATCTGCACATCATGTGGGCCTGGTTCACGTCGTTCAATACTAAAGGCTTCTAGTGGTGTTGTGGCGGATAGAGCGGCATAAGTAGCGATTGTTTTGGTCATGTTCCCCTCTGATTAAAATTTAAACTTTACTATAAATTACTCGACCACTCAGCTCTTAGTCAACTCTAATCTTGAGTATTGTTTTTTTAAAGTCTATGATGCACCTCCAAGGATGTTCACCGATGCAAAAACAGGAATACGAAATAGTCATTTTTGATCTAGGAAGGGTTTTATTTAATTGGAATCCCTATCAATCTGCTCAAGATCTTATTCAATCAGACCCTTCATTTGATCTTGCCATTTACACAATCACACAAACACCTTTCTGGAACCTATTCGATTTAGGATATATTTCGTCCAAAGAGATGATCGAATACTTTTCTGAAAAATTTCCATCTCATCATCTAAGTCTTTTTTTTGAAAAAGTCAAAGAAGATTTGACTATTATCGATTTTGGATTAGAGGTCTTAGAAAAAGCTCAAAAAAAAGGCTGCCGAACCTACATTCTTTCCAATCTATCAGGAGAATTTCATGAGTGGCTGACCCATAAATATCCATTTTTGCAGACGTTTAATGGGGCTGTTTTTTCTTATCAAATTCACAAAATGAAGCCTGATTTTCAAATCTACCGATATCTTTTGGATAAATATCAATTAAACCCACAGAATTGCTTGTTTATTGATGATCTTGAAGTGAATGTATTTTCTGCAGAAAAAGTTGGAATCGATAGTATTCTTTTTGAAATAAACGATAAAATTAAAGAACAATTAATCTTAAAAGGTTTAGGATAATACTATCCTTTGAAAATAAACGATCATTTAGTATAATTTATTTATAACAAGATGGTTTTTTTAAAGGAGCATGATATGTCGTCGCCAAGCTTTTTTTCCTGTGTTAGCGATCATTCCAATAAAACAGGCCGTTTTTTAGAAAATTATCTTTACTTAGATGGGATATCTGGAAAGCTAGGCGCTCGCCGATTTACAGTGCTCGAGCAAAACACAATACAAGAAATTAGGCCTTCCTCGCTTTCCAAAAAACAAATTTTTTTAACCATTGCCAAACTCGTTTCATTTACGTTCTTTCCTCTAGCCCTCGTTGCATTGGTTGGTAAAGCCATCTATCGCAAAAATCATACATTTCAGATTTTAACAACTACTGCAGAGAAAAAAGAGCCAAAGCTTCCAGGTGCGCCTCAAGAATACTTAGACAAACAATGGTCAAAATATAAGAAAAATGCCCACGAATTTACTGAAAATGGCGAACCAAGTAATTCTCTCGTTATTTTGGAAGAGGAGTTTAAGAGCGGAGCGAAATCTTGCGTAAGCCCTGATCTGGCATCTCTTGCAGATCTCACTCCCCTGCATGAAACAAATTCAAAAGTCTTTTTTTTACCAAAAAAAAGTAGTCAATACTTTGATGTTTCTAAAAAAGAAGATTTCATTCTTCTAAAACAAACTCTAACAGCAGCTTTCGCGACAGGAAAAGATATGGTCGTTGTGCGCTTTTCAAATCACATCCACACTGTTGCGGCTGGATTTTGCTCTGATGGGAGATTTAAAATCATAGATTCCATGTCACACCCGATATTCAACGTGAAAAAATTTACAACCAAACTTAATCAATTAGGGATTACGGATGCACAAGGAAAAAGAGTGAATTTTCATGGAGAATACATTAATACAAAGATCCAAAGAGGAGGGCATGAGTGCGTCCGCTTTGCGATGCTTTATTGCCATCAGATGGCAAAAAAAAATGATTTAGAAGCCTACCAAGAAGTAAATGGAGCATTTTGTGAAGGAAAACTCACGCAATTTGAAGATTATGAGAGAATTGACGGATCATCAAAGATTAAAAAGATAGATGCAAACCGAAGCATTTACACTAATTTCATGAAGTCTTGGGCTTATAGGACCGTTGGTTTACGTGTGAATTCGTGGCTAGATCTGCCTATTGCACAGTTAAGTCCTAAATGGTCAATTCATGGTCCTTTCATTTACTATAACCTAAAAAATAATGAAGACGAAGTGCCCAAACGCACAATCCCAGTCAATAGAAAAGTTTTCTTCAATGATGGGGATCAAAATATCCTTCTTTCCTCTATCGATAACATGCCAAAAGAACAAGAGATTGTAATTCCTGAAAACGCATCCATTAGAGAACTGATCAACCAACAGCTTTTCACTCAATTTTTACTTTTCATAGATAAAGAGAAAAAACCTCGCATGTTTGGTCTACTTCCAGGACAAAAGTTAGAAGTTAAGGCTCACTAGCGAAAAACATTCAGTTATTTGCCCATTATGCTATAATGAAATTAGCAATTTGCACTCTTGTGTGACCATCACAAACAAAGGAGGACAAAATGTTAAATCCAACAAAACTCGGTCTCGCAGGGGGAATTCTCTGGGGATTATCCATGTTTGTTTGCACCCTTCTTGCCCATTATTTTGGATATGGCACCCACTGGCTTAGCTTGGTGAGTGATGTTTACCCAGGTTATTCCGTTTCATTGCTTGGGTCCATCATTGGACTCATTTATGGATTCATAGATGGCTTTGTAGGTCTTTTCCTTTTGGGATGGCTTTACAACAAGCTATTATAGAATCCGGAAAGATGGAAGTGCGTGCATTTCCATCTTTCTTAATCACAACTCACGACAGGGTTAATCGCCGTGTTATCAGCATCCGTTACCCACCCACCACCTAAAGCTTTATAGAGTTGAACAACCGCGCTGAAATTTTCAGCTTGAGATTGCACTAAATCTAGCTGTGATCTAAAAAGAGATCTTTCCGCATCCAAGACGGTTAAATAGTCGACCTCGCCTTCTACATAACGCAATTTTGCAAGTTGGAGGTAATCACTTAAAACTTTTACCTGACTTGTATGCTCAATGACTAATTGTTGATTTTTTTGACACGCGATCAAAGCATCATTTGCTTCTCGAAAGGCGGTTAAAATGGTTTGTCGATAAGTAAATAAAAGCTCATCACGGCGCGCCTTTTCTGTTTCTACACGGTAGTAGATTTGCCCTGCGTCAAAAATGGTTTGCACAGCAGAGATTCCATATTGCCAAAATTCTGCTGGTGATGTCAGGAAAAGGCTAATACGATCACTTTCACTTCCATAGATTCCCATTAGAGTAAACTGAGGGAAAAATAGAGCTCGCGCTTGCGTAACATGTGCATTTGCTGCAATTAAGTTATATTCAGCCTGGACAATATCGGGTCGCCTTGTCAATAGATCGGACGGTAAACCAAGTGGAATCTTGACCGGATATTTAAAGGCATCTAAGGCTTTTCCTCGCAAAATGGAGTGAGGGTTTTCCCCTAATAAAATACTAATTAAGTTCTCTTGCTGAGGAATGCTGCGCTCAAATTCAAGCACACTGATGGCCGCAGTTTTAACCTCAGATTCGGCCTGTCTGACCTCAAGTCGTGAAGTTTCTCCTACATTAAAACGATTTACAGCTAGTTCTAAAGATCGTGTTCGAGACTGCAATGTTTTTTTTGAAATTTCTAGCTGCGCATCGAGCTCACGCAAAGTGATATACGCGTTGATAACTGAGGTCACGACTGTAATAATGACCGTACGTCTGGCTTCAATCTGACCTAACATATCAGCGTAAGCCGCATCGGAAGCACTTCGGATACGGCCCCAAAAATCAAGTTCCCAATTTAAATTTAATGAAGCTAAAAAGTCATTATTGATTCGGCTTACCCCAGGAGAGATAGGCGTATTCGAGTTAAACGTATTGATATTTTGGCTTGGTTCTAGAGCTGATGGCAAGGCAATAGAGCTTTTAAAACGATTGTAACTTACATTTCCTGTAAGAAAAGGGAAAAGCGGAGCACTTTCCACTCGATATAACGAATAGTATTCGTATACGCGATTGATGGCGACTTGTAGGTCTTGATTATTCTTGAGTGCAACAGTAATCAATTCATCTAATACAGGATCATCAAACTGCTTCCACCAACCAACATTGCATAACGTGCTATCGTCATTATTTTGCAATCTCCATTCGTCAGGAAGATCAACATATTGACGATCATAATAGGGTCGAATACATCCTATCAACGATAATAATAGAAAAAGAACAAGGGCCCAGCGCTTCATTTTTGGACTCCAGAATCATTTTTCTTTGCTTCAGAATAACTTGCGATCAGATTAAAAAAGAGGGGTACAAAAAATACGGCTAAGAATGTCGCAGCAATCATGCCCCCCATCACTCCCATACCAACAGAATGACGGCTATTTGCCCCTGCTCCAGAGCTAAACACAAGAGGAACTACCCCGAAGATAAATGTAAGAGAAGTCATCAAAATCGCTCTAAAGCGCAATCTTCCAGCTTCGATAGCGGCCTCTCTGATGGACATGCCTTCCTCATGCTTGATCATCGCAAATTCCACGATCAAAATCGCATTTTTAGCAGCAAGAGCAATAATCGTAATTAAACCGATTTGAAAATAGATGTCGTTTGTCATTCCAGCCAACCACACAGACAGGAACGCTCCAAAAATTCCAAAAGGGATCGCTAAGACAATTACAAGAGGAATATTCCATCTTTCATAAAGACCGGCTAGTATTAAAAAAACCATTAAAAGACTAGCCATCAGCATTTTAGT is a genomic window containing:
- a CDS encoding bacteriophage holin, with the protein product MLNPTKLGLAGGILWGLSMFVCTLLAHYFGYGTHWLSLVSDVYPGYSVSLLGSIIGLIYGFIDGFVGLFLLGWLYNKLL
- a CDS encoding efflux transporter outer membrane subunit produces the protein MKRWALVLFLLLSLIGCIRPYYDRQYVDLPDEWRLQNNDDSTLCNVGWWKQFDDPVLDELITVALKNNQDLQVAINRVYEYYSLYRVESAPLFPFLTGNVSYNRFKSSIALPSALEPSQNINTFNSNTPISPGVSRINNDFLASLNLNWELDFWGRIRSASDAAYADMLGQIEARRTVIITVVTSVINAYITLRELDAQLEISKKTLQSRTRSLELAVNRFNVGETSRLEVRQAESEVKTAAISVLEFERSIPQQENLISILLGENPHSILRGKALDAFKYPVKIPLGLPSDLLTRRPDIVQAEYNLIAANAHVTQARALFFPQFTLMGIYGSESDRISLFLTSPAEFWQYGISAVQTIFDAGQIYYRVETEKARRDELLFTYRQTILTAFREANDALIACQKNQQLVIEHTSQVKVLSDYLQLAKLRYVEGEVDYLTVLDAERSLFRSQLDLVQSQAENFSAVVQLYKALGGGWVTDADNTAINPVVSCD
- a CDS encoding NAD(P)-dependent alcohol dehydrogenase, producing MTKTIATYAALSATTPLEAFSIERREPGPHDVQIEILYCGVCHTDLHMSRNEWKNSVYPMVPGHEIVGKVTKVGNAVNSFKVGELAAVGCLVDSCRSCASCRENLEQYCENGGILTYNSQDKHNGKMTYGGYSTQIVVDEKFVLHVSEKLKDHLAAVAPLLCAGITTYSPLRHWKVGKGDKVGIVGLGGLGHMGVKFAHALGAHVVVFTTSPGKTEDAKRLGADEVVVSKNPDEMKKHVNSFDFILNTVAAPHNLNAFLELLKRDGTLCLVGLPSAPHPSPSVEALILKRRSIAGSVIGGIKETQEMLDFCAQHNIVSDIEMIPIQKINEAYERMLKSDVKYRFVIDIASLK
- a CDS encoding inverse autotransporter beta domain-containing protein, encoding MKKYLLITLIFFFSIHQATHTNEYFKTYLSYKGGNDGLGYHSNYASLDLMCFPLPLEDITTFSDLKGHWLTRHHYAVNAGVGFRKIYAPQTIWDANLFYDHPKSSYDHYNQVGLGLELFHELWELRLNGAVALGHTTKRNKTFVYTDVFFVKRHFHEYAFLFVEAELGKKFIFFDNISPFMGIRTYYT
- a CDS encoding HAD family hydrolase, which produces MQKQEYEIVIFDLGRVLFNWNPYQSAQDLIQSDPSFDLAIYTITQTPFWNLFDLGYISSKEMIEYFSEKFPSHHLSLFFEKVKEDLTIIDFGLEVLEKAQKKGCRTYILSNLSGEFHEWLTHKYPFLQTFNGAVFSYQIHKMKPDFQIYRYLLDKYQLNPQNCLFIDDLEVNVFSAEKVGIDSILFEINDKIKEQLILKGLG
- a CDS encoding collagen-like protein, with the translated sequence MRKQILVTTLFLTICFNNLCATQHAATSIADPESAQGLSGPNGPKGPTGPMGPTGAAGLPGSPGMTGATGPTGATGPSGLQGAEGDTNVSIYCFTNLTFGIIDFPSAGTGQGYTWETSANSVILNFLPPFTSNVTVVAEPFYLGTAGAAIIPSIERSGSSVTINFTTGGVPTTPDQVRFIAVECGG
- a CDS encoding collagen-like triple helix repeat-containing protein — protein: MKNLYDLPLRISLMLTVFLCSLSQLEASSCIPGRKGSPGAPGDPGPMGPTGPTGEDGPAGATGPVGPTGATGPVGLPGNQKLNVLPCSGQTTMIPISITLPPLGASSGSTVFFTYTATPTQLTIDMASSDQFALVVMPGLTTLTDQISHTVTQTAPNTFEINLSDAADYIGIALIGCPPVD